A DNA window from Actinomadura coerulea contains the following coding sequences:
- a CDS encoding Insertion element protein, with product MSERMAPFHCPYCGEESLEPRDENPGAWFCPDCLRSFSLKFLGVGTPRTASKEVPR from the coding sequence ATGAGCGAGCGGATGGCGCCGTTCCACTGCCCCTACTGCGGCGAGGAGAGCCTCGAACCCCGGGACGAGAACCCCGGGGCCTGGTTCTGCCCCGACTGCCTGCGTTCCTTCAGCCTGAAGTTCCTCGGTGTCGGCACTCCCCGCACCGCGAGCAAGGAGGTCCCCCGGTGA
- a CDS encoding phosphotriesterase family protein: MTPREETGRLRTVTGTIPTSDITGPVLSHEHLQMDLRWPARPQLAASDPYRWLDEEKAVQRELNVLRKDHGLGLVVDLTCSGMGRNAAALARISAGARVAVVAGTGVFTEPFHPPFVREVLAAGAASAAPGFEAGPPGGGYSGPSAVDRLAERLLAEVGFGMDGTNSLPGVIGEIGAWGEAPTENEELCLRAAAQAARYSGLSVATYGRAGLAQLEILTSAGLAPERVAVGQQDRVDDPAQHRKIAESGGYVSFGTLGLAGEDAAAVGARVRRVLDLLEAGHADRVLLSTGVARMAQVARYGGAGFGYLFETFLPALRAAGADEATLGAILHDNPLRWLTGS, encoded by the coding sequence ATGACCCCCCGTGAGGAGACCGGCCGTCTGCGGACCGTGACCGGCACGATCCCGACGTCCGACATCACCGGGCCTGTGCTCTCCCACGAGCACCTCCAGATGGACCTGCGCTGGCCGGCGCGCCCCCAGCTCGCCGCCTCCGACCCGTACCGGTGGCTGGACGAGGAGAAGGCCGTCCAGCGGGAGCTGAACGTCCTGCGCAAGGACCACGGCCTCGGCCTCGTCGTCGACCTCACCTGCTCGGGCATGGGGCGCAACGCCGCCGCGCTCGCCCGCATCAGCGCCGGCGCCCGGGTCGCCGTGGTGGCCGGGACGGGCGTGTTCACCGAGCCGTTCCACCCCCCGTTCGTCCGCGAGGTCCTCGCCGCCGGGGCGGCCTCCGCGGCCCCCGGATTCGAGGCCGGGCCGCCCGGGGGCGGCTACTCGGGCCCGTCGGCGGTCGACCGGCTCGCGGAGCGGCTGCTCGCCGAGGTCGGCTTCGGCATGGACGGCACGAACTCGCTGCCCGGCGTCATCGGCGAGATCGGCGCCTGGGGCGAGGCGCCGACGGAGAACGAGGAGCTGTGCCTGCGCGCCGCCGCCCAGGCCGCCCGCTACTCCGGGCTCTCGGTCGCGACCTACGGGCGCGCGGGCCTCGCCCAGCTGGAGATCCTCACCTCCGCCGGGCTGGCCCCCGAGCGCGTGGCGGTGGGGCAGCAGGACCGGGTGGACGACCCCGCCCAGCACCGCAAGATCGCCGAGTCGGGCGGCTACGTCTCGTTCGGCACCCTCGGCCTCGCCGGGGAGGACGCCGCCGCCGTCGGCGCCCGCGTCCGCCGCGTCCTGGACCTGCTGGAGGCCGGGCACGCCGACCGGGTGCTGCTGAGCACCGGGGTCGCGCGGATGGCCCAGGTCGCCCGCTACGGCGGCGCCGGGTTCGGGTACCTGTTCGAGACGTTCCTGCCCGCGCTGCGCGCCGCCGGCGCCGACGAGGCGACCCTCGGCGCGATCCTGCACGACAACCCGCTGCGGTGGCTCACCGGTTCCTGA
- a CDS encoding WhiB family transcriptional regulator, producing the protein MAQVRRQANLPRPSWGWQDAAACRGEDLVLFFGPDGERQPEREIRERKAKQICMGCPVRTDCLDYAVSRPEKYGTWGGLNEDERASERRRRMRRANAA; encoded by the coding sequence ATGGCTCAGGTACGTCGGCAGGCAAACCTCCCTCGTCCCAGCTGGGGCTGGCAGGACGCCGCGGCGTGCCGGGGGGAAGACCTCGTCCTCTTCTTCGGCCCCGACGGCGAGCGCCAGCCCGAGCGCGAGATCCGCGAGCGCAAGGCCAAGCAGATCTGCATGGGCTGCCCGGTCCGTACGGACTGCCTGGACTACGCGGTGTCCCGGCCCGAGAAGTACGGCACCTGGGGCGGCCTGAACGAGGACGAGCGCGCGTCCGAGCGCCGTCGCCGCATGCGTCGCGCCAACGCCGCCTGA
- a CDS encoding sirohydrochlorin chelatase: MVAVAHGSRDPRAAATVAALLDAVRARRPDVPVHASFLDHAPPAPDRVLDGLAGDGAGEAVVLPLLLTAAYHSKTDIPGVLNRVRGRHPRLVLRTAGTLGPHPLLLDALERRLAEAGVAPGDPDTAVVLASAGSGDASANAVIARLARRWRSRGWRDVIPAYATAARPAPAEAVRSLLAAGAPRVAVASYILAPGHFADKVRRESLAAGAAAVSPALGAAPEVADLVVRRYTGALEDSRAAAAV; the protein is encoded by the coding sequence ATGGTCGCGGTGGCGCACGGCAGCCGGGACCCCCGCGCCGCCGCGACCGTCGCCGCGCTGCTCGACGCCGTCCGGGCGCGCCGCCCGGACGTGCCCGTCCACGCCTCGTTCCTGGACCACGCGCCGCCCGCACCCGACCGGGTGCTGGACGGCCTGGCCGGGGACGGCGCGGGCGAGGCGGTCGTGCTGCCCCTGCTGCTCACCGCGGCCTACCACAGCAAGACCGACATCCCGGGCGTGCTGAACCGGGTGCGCGGCCGGCACCCGCGGCTCGTCCTGCGCACGGCGGGCACGCTGGGCCCGCACCCGCTGCTGCTGGACGCCCTGGAGCGGCGCCTGGCCGAGGCGGGCGTGGCGCCCGGCGACCCGGACACGGCGGTCGTGCTCGCCTCGGCGGGCTCCGGCGACGCGTCCGCCAACGCCGTGATCGCGCGGCTGGCGCGGCGGTGGCGCTCGCGCGGCTGGCGCGACGTGATCCCGGCGTACGCGACGGCGGCCCGCCCGGCGCCGGCCGAGGCGGTGCGCTCCCTGCTCGCCGCGGGCGCGCCGCGCGTCGCGGTGGCGTCCTACATCCTCGCGCCGGGCCACTTCGCCGACAAGGTCCGCCGGGAGTCCCTGGCCGCCGGTGCCGCCGCGGTCTCCCCCGCCCTCGGCGCGGCGCCGGAGGTCGCCGACCTGGTCGTCCGCCGCTACACCGGGGCGCTGGAGGACTCCCGCGCCGCGGCCGCGGTCTGA
- a CDS encoding YihY/virulence factor BrkB family protein codes for MTTVSDAAGASRAGDSPSGKDPEGPRRRLRDRLAARAHADVRAAGGIAWTLIKGTAIGGFRYRVTGLAAEAAFFALLSMPPLVIGLIGTMGHLRGLFGSETIAEVRAWVIEHAQTVLTGPTVKTVVVPLIDDVIRGGSPDIVSVSFLISLWAGSRATNVYVDTITIAYGLSGVRGVVRTRVRAFVLYLIGLLTLIVVIPMIVAGPALVRQALPESTEAVQALYWPVVVGLSIVFLSLLYHMSVPVRTSWWRQTPGAALALLIWIVGSFVLRIYLAGSLSGVSVYGSLAAAIALLAWLYVAALAVLIGAALNAEIDRLWPSGDTARIRAALEAQADQAPGDQNATGKNHSG; via the coding sequence GTGACCACCGTCTCCGACGCAGCGGGCGCCTCCCGGGCTGGGGATTCGCCCTCCGGCAAGGACCCGGAGGGCCCCCGGCGACGCCTGCGGGACCGCCTGGCCGCCCGCGCGCACGCCGACGTGCGGGCCGCCGGGGGCATCGCCTGGACGCTGATCAAGGGCACCGCGATCGGCGGGTTCCGCTACCGGGTCACCGGCCTGGCGGCGGAGGCGGCGTTCTTCGCCCTGCTGTCGATGCCGCCCCTCGTCATCGGGCTCATCGGCACGATGGGCCACCTGCGCGGCCTGTTCGGCTCCGAGACCATCGCCGAGGTTCGCGCCTGGGTGATCGAGCACGCCCAGACGGTGCTGACCGGCCCGACCGTGAAGACGGTCGTCGTCCCGCTCATCGACGACGTGATCAGGGGCGGCAGCCCCGACATCGTGTCGGTCAGCTTCCTGATCTCGCTGTGGGCGGGGTCGCGGGCGACGAACGTCTACGTCGACACGATCACGATCGCCTACGGGCTGTCGGGCGTGCGCGGCGTGGTCCGCACCCGGGTGCGCGCGTTCGTGCTCTACCTCATCGGGCTGCTGACCCTGATCGTCGTGATCCCGATGATCGTGGCGGGGCCCGCGCTGGTCCGCCAGGCGCTGCCGGAGAGCACCGAGGCGGTCCAGGCGCTGTACTGGCCGGTCGTGGTGGGCCTGTCGATCGTCTTCCTCTCGCTGCTGTACCACATGAGCGTCCCGGTGCGGACGTCCTGGTGGCGCCAGACGCCCGGCGCGGCGCTGGCGCTGCTGATCTGGATCGTGGGCAGCTTCGTCCTGCGGATCTACCTGGCCGGCTCGCTGAGCGGGGTGTCGGTCTACGGGTCGCTGGCCGCCGCGATCGCGCTGCTGGCCTGGCTGTACGTGGCGGCGCTCGCGGTGCTGATCGGGGCCGCGCTGAACGCCGAGATCGACCGGCTGTGGCCGAGCGGGGACACCGCCCGGATCCGGGCCGCGCTGGAGGCCCAGGCCGACCAGGCGCCCGGGGACCAGAACGCGACGGGTAAAAACCACTCCGGTTGA
- a CDS encoding phosphoadenylyl-sulfate reductase produces MTLLETDRPTLDLQDIVESAAAALEGAPTLEVIRWAVATFGDRICLTSSMSDAALIHLVSKVKPGIDVLFVDTGYHFAETVGTRDAVEAVYPVNVIDVTPSRTVEEQEAALGPRLYGRNPDLCCHLRKVEPLGRALEGYMAWFSGIRRDETASRRDRRVVEWDRKRGMVKVNPILGWTQEDMDNYIEDNGVLVNPLHYDGYPSIGCAPCTRPVAPGEDPRSGRWAGMGKTECGIHL; encoded by the coding sequence GTGACCCTGCTGGAGACCGACAGACCCACCCTCGACCTTCAGGACATCGTCGAGTCGGCCGCCGCCGCGCTGGAGGGCGCTCCCACGCTGGAGGTCATCCGGTGGGCGGTCGCCACGTTCGGCGACCGCATCTGCCTCACGTCCTCCATGTCGGACGCGGCCCTGATCCACCTGGTGTCGAAGGTGAAGCCGGGCATCGACGTGCTGTTCGTCGACACCGGCTACCACTTCGCCGAGACGGTCGGGACGCGCGACGCCGTCGAGGCCGTCTACCCGGTGAACGTCATCGACGTCACGCCGTCCCGGACGGTCGAGGAGCAGGAGGCCGCGCTCGGCCCGCGCCTGTACGGCCGCAACCCCGACCTGTGCTGCCACCTGCGGAAGGTGGAGCCGCTCGGCCGCGCGCTGGAGGGCTACATGGCCTGGTTCAGCGGCATCCGCCGGGACGAGACCGCCAGCCGCCGCGACCGCAGGGTCGTCGAGTGGGACCGCAAGCGCGGCATGGTCAAGGTGAACCCGATCCTGGGCTGGACCCAGGAGGACATGGACAACTACATCGAGGACAACGGGGTTCTCGTCAACCCGCTGCACTACGACGGCTACCCCTCCATCGGCTGCGCGCCGTGCACCCGCCCGGTCGCGCCCGGCGAGGACCCGCGCAGCGGCCGGTGGGCCGGGATGGGCAAGACCGAGTGCGGCATCCACCTGTGA
- a CDS encoding DUF1707 SHOCT-like domain-containing protein produces the protein MSQSGPQPERNAPRRPLERRRDGGPVTEPVDVTAAPETGRAPGSGRAADATRAADAARGAGAGRGSGPVRASDAEREAVVERLRIASVEGRLTFEELTERTEAAYAAATWGDLERITADLPGMGAPGANPAPVQVKRRFSAVMGDCKERIVGRIDGPLEAVSVMGDVELDLRGAQVPTGEVRICVTAVMGDVKIIVPDGVSVVLTGHNFLGDRRVAVRDPHPGARVPVVRVTATAVMGDIKIVDDEHHGPLRQALTNWWKDRH, from the coding sequence ATGAGTCAGTCCGGTCCGCAGCCCGAGCGGAACGCCCCGCGCCGCCCGCTGGAGCGGCGGCGGGACGGCGGCCCCGTCACCGAGCCGGTCGACGTGACGGCCGCGCCCGAGACCGGGCGGGCGCCCGGCTCCGGGCGGGCCGCCGACGCCACACGGGCGGCCGATGCCGCGCGGGGTGCCGGCGCCGGGCGGGGCTCCGGCCCGGTGCGGGCGTCCGACGCCGAGCGCGAGGCCGTCGTGGAGCGGCTGCGGATCGCGTCGGTGGAGGGACGGCTCACCTTCGAGGAGCTGACCGAACGCACCGAGGCCGCCTACGCGGCCGCCACCTGGGGCGACCTCGAACGCATCACCGCCGACCTGCCCGGCATGGGCGCGCCCGGCGCCAACCCCGCGCCCGTGCAGGTCAAGCGCAGGTTCAGCGCGGTCATGGGGGACTGCAAGGAGCGCATCGTCGGCCGCATCGACGGGCCGCTGGAGGCCGTGTCGGTGATGGGCGACGTCGAGCTCGACCTGCGCGGCGCCCAGGTCCCGACCGGCGAGGTGCGCATCTGCGTGACCGCCGTGATGGGCGACGTCAAGATCATCGTTCCGGACGGCGTCAGCGTCGTGCTGACCGGGCACAACTTCCTCGGCGACCGGCGGGTGGCGGTCCGCGACCCCCACCCCGGCGCCCGCGTCCCCGTCGTGCGCGTCACCGCGACCGCCGTGATGGGCGACATCAAGATCGTCGACGACGAGCACCACGGCCCGCTCCGGCAGGCCCTCACCAACTGGTGGAAGGACCGCCACTAG
- a CDS encoding sucrase ferredoxin, with product MTRGRSCGHCPGSHTGERPCLATATVKAGAWLLIEHPGPWPERVEDLAGPGPVADAVRAAKKAGVRPQLIRRPGRRRATPPVQVYAGSSRGGDAWIEGRELADPAELAALDLDALAEGRSPGLGERVAEPVLLVCTHGRRNACCARTGAPLARFLATRFDRLIWETTHVGGDRFAANLVCLPHGFSYGDLDEAEANAAADAYLRGEVALPRLRGRTGLPEPAQAAEHFVRAHTGRLGVDDVTVASITGIPGTTRHEAVVLLKRSRYRVVVEAVRQPDPCGTDCGENQRTYVVRELTLLNEAALV from the coding sequence GTGACGCGCGGCAGAAGCTGCGGACACTGCCCGGGGAGCCACACCGGCGAGCGGCCGTGCCTGGCGACCGCGACCGTGAAGGCGGGCGCCTGGCTGCTCATCGAGCACCCGGGCCCCTGGCCCGAGCGCGTCGAGGACCTCGCCGGCCCGGGACCGGTCGCCGACGCCGTGCGGGCGGCGAAGAAGGCGGGCGTCCGGCCGCAGCTGATCCGCCGCCCGGGCCGCCGCCGCGCCACCCCGCCCGTCCAGGTCTACGCCGGGTCCTCCCGCGGGGGCGACGCCTGGATCGAGGGGCGCGAGCTGGCCGATCCGGCCGAGCTGGCGGCGCTCGACCTGGACGCGCTCGCGGAAGGGCGGTCTCCCGGGCTCGGTGAGCGGGTGGCCGAGCCGGTCCTGCTGGTCTGCACGCACGGGCGCCGCAACGCCTGCTGCGCCCGCACCGGCGCGCCGCTGGCCCGTTTTCTCGCGACGCGTTTCGACCGCCTCATCTGGGAAACCACCCATGTCGGCGGTGACCGATTTGCGGCGAATTTGGTATGTCTTCCCCACGGATTCTCCTACGGCGACCTCGACGAAGCGGAGGCGAACGCGGCCGCGGACGCCTACCTGCGGGGCGAGGTCGCCCTTCCCAGGCTGCGCGGACGGACGGGACTCCCCGAGCCCGCGCAGGCGGCGGAGCACTTCGTCCGCGCGCACACGGGGCGCCTCGGGGTGGACGACGTGACCGTGGCGTCGATCACTGGAATCCCCGGAACAACCCGGCACGAAGCGGTTGTTCTCCTGAAGCGGAGCCGTTACCGGGTCGTCGTCGAAGCCGTCCGGCAGCCCGACCCGTGCGGGACCGACTGCGGCGAGAACCAGAGAACCTACGTTGTTAGGGAACTCACCCTTCTCAACGAGGCGGCCCTCGTGTAA
- a CDS encoding nitrite/sulfite reductase gives MPPATKRKKGEGQWALGYREPLNKNEENKKNDDGLNVRRRIIDIYSKSGFDSIDPSDLRGRFRWMGLYTQRKPGIDGGRTGALEDEELEDRYFMMRVRIDGGQLSGPQLRTIADVSTRYARGTADITDRQNVQLHWVRIEDVPAIWEALEAVGLHTTEACGDVPRVIIGCPLAGIAADEVVDATPELREIHDRFIGSPEFSNLPRKFKTAMSGCTSHCTVHEINDIAFTGVVNEAGETGYQVFVGGGLSTNPMFAQSLGVFVKPEQASEVWHGVTSIFRDYGYRRLRSRARLKFLVKDWGAAKFREVLEKEYLGYALPDGPEPDAPLARRDHVGIHPQKDGSYYVGFAPRVGRVDGELLGVIGDLAERYGSGRVRTTNEQKMVILDVPERHTEALAAALAEHDLQVRPSTFRRQTMACTGIEYCKLAIVDTKQRAMDLIDELEKRLPDFDQPLSINVNGCPNACARIQVADIGLKGQLVVDEDGEQVEGFQIHLGGRLGASFGKKVRGLKTTSAGLTDYVERVVRRFDEQRTGTETFAEWVHRADEADLK, from the coding sequence GTGCCACCCGCGACCAAACGCAAGAAGGGCGAGGGCCAGTGGGCCCTCGGCTACCGCGAACCGCTCAACAAGAACGAAGAGAACAAGAAGAACGACGACGGGCTGAACGTCCGCCGGCGGATCATCGACATCTACTCCAAGAGCGGCTTCGACTCGATCGACCCGTCCGACCTGCGCGGCCGGTTCCGCTGGATGGGCCTGTACACCCAGCGCAAGCCCGGCATCGACGGCGGCAGGACCGGCGCGCTGGAGGACGAGGAGCTCGAGGACCGCTACTTCATGATGCGGGTGCGCATCGACGGCGGTCAGCTGAGCGGCCCCCAGCTGCGCACGATCGCGGACGTCTCCACCCGGTACGCGCGCGGCACCGCCGACATCACCGACCGCCAGAACGTCCAGCTGCACTGGGTGCGGATCGAGGACGTCCCGGCGATCTGGGAGGCCCTGGAGGCCGTCGGGCTGCACACCACGGAGGCGTGCGGCGACGTCCCGCGCGTGATCATCGGCTGCCCGCTGGCCGGGATCGCGGCCGACGAGGTGGTGGACGCGACGCCGGAGCTGCGCGAGATCCACGACCGCTTCATCGGCTCCCCGGAGTTCTCGAACCTGCCCCGCAAGTTCAAGACGGCGATGTCGGGCTGCACGTCGCACTGCACCGTCCACGAGATCAACGACATCGCGTTCACGGGCGTGGTGAACGAGGCCGGCGAGACCGGCTACCAGGTGTTCGTCGGCGGCGGGCTGTCCACCAACCCGATGTTCGCGCAGAGCCTCGGCGTCTTCGTCAAGCCCGAGCAGGCCAGCGAGGTGTGGCACGGCGTCACCTCCATCTTCCGCGACTACGGCTACCGGCGGCTGCGCAGCCGCGCCCGGCTGAAGTTCCTCGTGAAGGACTGGGGCGCCGCGAAGTTCCGCGAGGTCCTGGAGAAGGAGTACCTCGGGTACGCGCTGCCGGACGGCCCCGAGCCCGACGCGCCGCTCGCCCGCCGCGACCACGTCGGGATCCACCCGCAGAAGGACGGCTCCTACTACGTCGGCTTCGCGCCCCGGGTCGGCCGGGTGGACGGCGAACTGCTCGGCGTCATCGGCGACCTCGCCGAGCGCTACGGCTCCGGCCGGGTCCGCACGACCAACGAGCAGAAGATGGTCATCCTGGACGTCCCGGAGCGGCACACCGAGGCGCTCGCCGCCGCGCTGGCCGAGCACGACCTGCAGGTCCGGCCGTCCACGTTCCGCCGCCAGACGATGGCGTGCACGGGCATCGAGTACTGCAAGCTCGCCATCGTCGACACCAAGCAGCGCGCCATGGACCTGATCGACGAGCTGGAGAAGCGGCTCCCCGACTTCGACCAGCCGCTGTCGATCAACGTCAACGGCTGCCCGAACGCGTGCGCCCGCATCCAGGTCGCCGACATCGGGCTGAAGGGCCAGCTCGTCGTGGACGAGGACGGCGAGCAGGTCGAGGGCTTCCAGATCCACCTCGGGGGCCGGCTCGGCGCGTCGTTCGGCAAGAAGGTCCGCGGGCTGAAGACCACCTCGGCCGGGCTCACCGACTACGTCGAGCGCGTCGTCCGCAGGTTCGACGAGCAGCGGACCGGCACGGAGACGTTCGCCGAATGGGTGCACCGCGCCGACGAGGCGGACCTCAAGTGA
- a CDS encoding phosphoribosyltransferase, producing MPWNRSAGRGARRPGTVRLPYTDRAEAGRVLAARLATMGLEGAVVLALPRGGVPVGHEIARHLRAPLDVLVTRKIGYPPQPELGVGAIAEGGAPVFDDGLLVRLGLSEDDLAPTVEAERAELDRRVAAYRGGRPLPRVAGRPVIVVDDGLATGGTARAAVRAVRGRGPSRLVLAVPVGAAETVRSLEAEVDDLVVPVAPWDFRAVGQWYRDFEQLGDADVTAWLRRSARAGGEAPGGPGDPGRE from the coding sequence ATGCCCTGGAACAGGTCCGCGGGCCGGGGCGCCCGGCGGCCCGGAACCGTCCGGCTCCCCTACACTGACCGCGCCGAGGCGGGCCGGGTGCTCGCGGCACGGCTCGCCACGATGGGGCTGGAGGGGGCCGTGGTCCTCGCGCTGCCGCGCGGCGGCGTCCCCGTCGGCCATGAGATCGCGCGGCACCTCCGGGCGCCGCTCGACGTGCTGGTGACCCGCAAGATCGGTTATCCGCCGCAGCCGGAGCTCGGCGTCGGCGCGATCGCCGAGGGCGGAGCCCCGGTGTTCGACGACGGCCTGCTCGTCCGCCTCGGGCTCAGCGAGGACGACCTGGCCCCCACCGTGGAGGCCGAGCGCGCCGAGCTGGACCGCCGGGTCGCGGCCTACCGGGGCGGCCGTCCGCTGCCGCGGGTCGCCGGGAGGCCGGTGATCGTGGTGGACGACGGGCTCGCGACCGGCGGCACCGCCCGCGCGGCCGTGCGGGCGGTGCGCGGGCGCGGACCGTCCCGGCTGGTCCTCGCGGTGCCGGTGGGCGCCGCCGAGACCGTCCGGAGCCTGGAGGCGGAGGTGGACGATCTGGTGGTGCCGGTCGCGCCCTGGGACTTCCGCGCCGTGGGGCAGTGGTACCGGGACTTCGAACAGCTCGGCGACGCCGATGTGACGGCCTGGTTGCGGCGCTCCGCGCGGGCGGGCGGCGAGGCGCCGGGCGGGCCCGGGGACCCCGGCCGGGAGTGA
- a CDS encoding glycerol-3-phosphate dehydrogenase/oxidase gives MNAAGADPRTSLNAARRERELAELPGEAVDVLVVGLGATGAGAALDAASRGLSVVAVDAHDLAFGTSRWSSKLIHGGLRYLASGQVDVAHESAVERGALLLRTAPHLVRAQPFVLPLTPLVSRSQALLAGAGMRAGDLLRLAARTPRSVLPGPRRLSAVETLRLAPALRPHGLRGGLLSWDGQLADDARLVTALARTAAGHGARILTRCRAVALAGDGALVRDELTGREITVRARAVVNAAGVWAGGLVDGVRLRPSRGTHLVLRAESLRGLTAAMHVPIPGAGNRFVLVLPQGDGRVYVGLTDEPAEGSVPDVPEPTEGEIGFLLDVLDSALDVPVRRADVAGAYAGLRPLLDLGRGGDTADISRRHAVLTSGDGVVTIVGGKLTTYRRMAEDAVDAAVRVRGLAAGPCRTARLPLVGAAPRPRLDALDAPARLVRRYGAEAPLLAALGRRDPALLEPVVPGLPVTGAELAWGVLHEGALDAGDLLDRRTRIGLVAADREAALPAAEAVLANPPGLAVAP, from the coding sequence GTGAACGCAGCCGGAGCCGACCCCCGGACCTCCCTCAACGCCGCGCGCCGGGAGCGCGAGCTCGCCGAACTCCCCGGCGAGGCGGTGGACGTGCTGGTCGTCGGCCTCGGCGCCACCGGGGCGGGCGCCGCGCTGGACGCCGCGTCCCGCGGGCTGTCCGTCGTCGCGGTCGACGCCCACGACCTGGCGTTCGGCACCTCGCGCTGGAGCTCCAAGCTGATCCACGGCGGGCTGCGCTACCTGGCGTCCGGGCAGGTGGACGTCGCGCACGAGAGCGCGGTCGAGCGCGGCGCGCTGCTGCTGCGCACCGCCCCGCACCTGGTGCGGGCGCAGCCGTTCGTGCTGCCGCTGACCCCGCTGGTGTCCCGCTCGCAGGCGCTGCTGGCCGGTGCCGGCATGCGCGCCGGGGACCTGCTGCGGCTCGCCGCCCGCACCCCGCGGTCGGTCCTGCCGGGCCCCCGCCGGCTGTCGGCGGTCGAGACGCTCCGGCTCGCGCCCGCCCTGCGCCCCCACGGCCTGCGCGGCGGGCTGCTGTCGTGGGACGGGCAGCTCGCCGACGACGCCCGCCTCGTCACCGCGCTCGCCCGGACCGCCGCCGGGCACGGCGCCCGGATCCTCACCCGCTGCCGCGCGGTCGCGCTGGCCGGCGACGGCGCGCTCGTCCGGGACGAGCTCACCGGCCGCGAGATCACCGTGCGGGCGCGCGCGGTGGTGAACGCGGCGGGGGTGTGGGCGGGCGGCCTGGTGGACGGGGTGCGGCTGCGCCCGTCGCGCGGCACCCACCTGGTGCTGCGGGCCGAGTCGCTGCGCGGGCTCACCGCCGCGATGCACGTCCCCATCCCGGGCGCGGGCAACCGGTTCGTGCTGGTGCTCCCGCAGGGCGACGGCCGCGTGTACGTCGGCCTCACCGACGAGCCGGCGGAGGGCTCCGTCCCGGACGTGCCGGAGCCGACCGAGGGGGAGATCGGCTTCCTGCTCGACGTCCTGGACTCGGCGCTGGACGTCCCGGTGCGGCGCGCCGACGTGGCCGGCGCGTACGCGGGCCTGCGGCCCCTGCTGGACCTCGGGCGCGGGGGCGACACCGCCGACATCTCCCGCCGGCACGCCGTCCTGACGTCCGGGGACGGCGTCGTGACGATCGTCGGCGGCAAGCTGACCACCTACCGGCGCATGGCCGAGGACGCCGTGGACGCGGCCGTGCGCGTACGCGGCCTGGCCGCCGGACCGTGCCGCACCGCGCGGCTGCCCCTGGTCGGCGCGGCTCCGCGCCCCCGGCTGGACGCGCTGGACGCGCCCGCCCGGCTCGTCCGGCGGTACGGCGCCGAGGCGCCGCTGCTGGCCGCGCTCGGCAGGCGGGACCCGGCCCTGCTGGAGCCGGTCGTCCCCGGGCTGCCGGTGACCGGCGCGGAGCTTGCCTGGGGCGTGCTGCACGAGGGGGCCCTCGACGCGGGCGACCTTCTGGACCGGCGCACCCGGATCGGCCTCGTGGCGGCCGACCGGGAGGCCGCCCTGCCCGCCGCGGAAGCGGTCCTCGCCAACCCGCCTGGTTTGGCCGTCGCGCCTTAG